In one Polaribacter sp. ALD11 genomic region, the following are encoded:
- the glyA gene encoding serine hydroxymethyltransferase yields the protein MQLDNQIFDLIQEEKERQLNGLELIASENFVSDQVMQAQGSILTNKYAEGYPGKRYYGGCEIVDIVEQIAIDRAKELFGAEYVNVQPHSGSQANTAVFAACLKPGDTILGFDLSHGGHLTHGSSVNFSGKLYNPTFYGVDKETGIIDYDHVAQQAKEHKPKLIIAGASAYSRDIDFEKFREIADSVGAILMADISHPAGLIAKGILNDPLPHCHIVTTTTHKTLRGPRGGMIMIGKDFDNPFGETLKSGKPKKMSTLINSAVFPGNQGGPLEHVIAAKAIAFGEALTDEFLEYQIQVKENAAAMAKEFVAKGYNIISGGTDNHCMLIDLRNKDISGKDAEIALGKADITVNKNMVPFDDKSPFVTSGIRIGTPAITTRGLKVEDMKAVVDFIDEAIQNAENEEALHEIGERVSEMMSARRLFVM from the coding sequence ATGCAATTAGACAATCAAATTTTTGACCTTATTCAGGAAGAAAAAGAAAGACAATTAAATGGTTTGGAATTAATCGCTTCAGAAAACTTTGTAAGTGACCAAGTAATGCAAGCCCAAGGTTCTATTTTAACCAATAAATACGCCGAAGGATATCCTGGAAAAAGGTATTACGGAGGTTGTGAAATTGTTGATATTGTAGAGCAAATAGCTATTGATAGAGCAAAAGAATTATTTGGTGCCGAATATGTAAACGTGCAGCCACATTCTGGTTCTCAGGCAAATACAGCAGTTTTTGCAGCATGTTTAAAACCTGGAGATACTATTTTAGGATTCGATTTATCTCATGGTGGCCATTTAACACATGGTTCTTCTGTAAATTTTTCTGGTAAACTATACAACCCAACTTTTTATGGTGTTGATAAGGAAACAGGTATTATTGATTATGATCATGTAGCGCAACAGGCAAAAGAGCATAAACCTAAATTGATTATTGCTGGTGCTTCTGCGTATTCTAGAGATATTGATTTTGAGAAGTTTAGAGAAATTGCAGACTCTGTTGGTGCTATTTTAATGGCAGATATTTCGCATCCTGCTGGTTTAATTGCCAAAGGAATTTTAAATGACCCGTTACCTCATTGTCATATTGTAACTACTACAACTCATAAAACGTTACGTGGACCAAGAGGAGGAATGATTATGATTGGTAAAGATTTCGATAATCCTTTTGGAGAAACTTTAAAGAGTGGTAAACCTAAAAAGATGTCAACTTTAATAAATTCAGCTGTTTTTCCTGGAAACCAAGGTGGACCTTTAGAGCACGTTATTGCTGCAAAAGCAATTGCTTTTGGAGAAGCTTTAACAGATGAGTTTTTAGAGTACCAAATTCAAGTAAAAGAAAATGCTGCTGCAATGGCAAAAGAATTTGTAGCAAAAGGATATAATATTATTTCTGGAGGTACAGATAATCACTGTATGTTAATTGACTTGCGTAATAAAGATATTTCTGGTAAAGATGCAGAAATAGCTTTGGGTAAAGCAGACATTACAGTTAATAAAAACATGGTTCCTTTTGATGATAAATCTCCGTTTGTAACTTCTGGTATTAGAATTGGAACTCCTGCAATTACAACGCGTGGTTTAAAAGTTGAAGACATGAAAGCTGTTGTAGATTTTATTGATGAAGCAATTCAGAATGCAGAAAATGAAGAAGCTTTGCATGAAATAGGAGAACGTGTCTCTGAAATGATGAGTGCAAGAAGATTATTCGTTATGTAA
- a CDS encoding CsbD family protein, producing MNSDTNEGNWKQIKGEFKEQFGKVTNDKSMEAEGSFDKLVGKIQEKYGKTREEIEKEVKSW from the coding sequence ATGAATTCAGACACAAACGAAGGAAATTGGAAACAAATTAAAGGAGAATTTAAAGAACAGTTTGGGAAAGTGACCAACGACAAGTCTATGGAAGCAGAAGGTTCTTTTGACAAACTAGTTGGAAAAATTCAGGAAAAATACGGGAAGACTCGTGAAGAAATTGAAAAAGAAGTTAAAAGTTGGTAA
- the rmuC gene encoding DNA recombination protein RmuC, which produces MPEIIIYLLIAIIFALIGLFIGKLLSKLNFEKERTIVEKEKSTLEERVILLQLSKDITENNFIESQKELKDNQQEKEKLITSNTRQESEINNLQLKLAENKGEVEKLNEKFTKEFENLANRILDEKSSKFTQQNKENIKNILSPLQEKIKGFEDKVEKTHKESIDYHAALRQQILGLKELNLQMSKETINLTKALKGDNKMQGNWGELVLERVLEKSGLEKDREYFVQQSFTNDEGKRVLPDVVIHLPDNKKMIVDSKVSLVAYEQYINEEDDALKERFLKEHVASLKRHVDQLSDKKYEDIYKIESPDFVLLFIPIEPAFAVALNSDTYLYNKAFEKNIVIVTPSTLLATLRTIDTMWNNEKQQRNALEIARQAGALYDKFQGLLSDLIGIGKRIDDSKKEYSNAMNKLIDGRGNIITSVEKLKKMGAKAKKSLPENIIDRASSNN; this is translated from the coding sequence ATGCCTGAAATAATTATATACTTATTAATAGCTATAATATTTGCCTTAATTGGTTTATTTATAGGAAAGTTACTTTCTAAATTAAACTTCGAAAAAGAGAGAACTATTGTAGAAAAGGAAAAGTCTACACTAGAAGAACGTGTTATTTTGCTGCAATTATCTAAAGATATCACAGAAAATAATTTTATTGAATCTCAAAAAGAGCTAAAAGATAATCAACAAGAAAAGGAAAAATTAATTACTTCAAATACAAGGCAAGAATCAGAAATAAATAATTTACAGTTAAAGCTAGCCGAAAATAAAGGAGAAGTAGAAAAGTTAAATGAAAAATTTACAAAAGAATTTGAAAATTTAGCAAATAGAATTTTAGATGAAAAATCATCAAAATTTACGCAACAAAACAAAGAAAATATAAAAAATATTTTAAGTCCACTACAAGAAAAAATAAAGGGATTTGAAGATAAAGTAGAAAAAACACACAAAGAAAGTATCGATTATCATGCCGCTTTACGTCAGCAAATTTTAGGTTTAAAAGAACTAAATCTACAAATGAGTAAAGAAACTATCAACCTAACAAAAGCTTTAAAGGGTGATAATAAAATGCAAGGTAATTGGGGCGAATTGGTTTTAGAACGTGTTTTAGAAAAGTCTGGTTTAGAGAAAGATAGAGAGTATTTTGTACAGCAAAGCTTTACCAATGATGAAGGCAAACGCGTATTACCAGATGTTGTAATTCATTTACCAGATAACAAAAAAATGATTGTAGATTCTAAGGTTTCTTTAGTTGCTTATGAACAATATATTAATGAAGAAGATGATGCTTTAAAAGAACGTTTCTTAAAAGAACACGTTGCTTCTCTAAAAAGGCACGTAGATCAATTAAGTGATAAAAAATATGAAGATATCTATAAAATAGAATCTCCAGATTTTGTCTTATTATTTATTCCAATTGAACCTGCGTTTGCCGTTGCTTTAAATTCTGACACCTATTTATACAACAAAGCATTTGAAAAAAACATTGTCATTGTAACTCCTTCTACCCTTTTGGCAACATTGCGCACCATTGATACGATGTGGAATAACGAAAAACAGCAAAGAAATGCCTTAGAAATTGCAAGACAAGCAGGTGCTTTATATGATAAATTTCAAGGTCTTTTAAGTGATTTAATAGGAATTGGGAAAAGAATTGATGATAGCAAAAAAGAATATTCTAACGCAATGAACAAACTAATTGATGGTAGAGGAAATATAATTACAAGTGTAGAAAAGTTAAAGAAAATGGGCGCAAAAGCTAAAAAATCGCTACCAGAAAATATTATTGATCGTGCTAGTTCTAATAACTAA
- a CDS encoding 1-acyl-sn-glycerol-3-phosphate acyltransferase — protein MKILAKFILHTLLGWKVENGFPQEPKKYIVIAAPHTSWVDFPIAMLTRMSQGTMVHFIGKGSLFKWPFGYFFKALGGTPVDRSKNNNLVDAVIEIFNSKEEFRLGLSPEGTRKKVEKWKTGFYYIAKGANVPIVMATLDFENKKVKISEPYYITNDLEEDFKNFKVFFKNIRGKKPELS, from the coding sequence TTGAAAATACTCGCTAAATTTATTTTACACACCCTTTTAGGGTGGAAAGTTGAAAATGGTTTTCCGCAAGAACCTAAGAAATACATTGTTATTGCTGCTCCACATACAAGTTGGGTAGATTTTCCTATTGCTATGCTAACAAGAATGAGTCAAGGTACAATGGTTCATTTTATAGGTAAAGGATCTCTTTTTAAATGGCCTTTTGGTTATTTTTTTAAAGCTTTGGGTGGTACACCTGTAGATAGAAGTAAAAATAATAATTTAGTAGATGCTGTAATTGAAATATTTAATTCTAAAGAAGAGTTTCGGCTAGGTTTGTCTCCTGAAGGAACTAGAAAAAAAGTAGAAAAATGGAAAACAGGATTCTATTACATAGCAAAAGGAGCAAATGTACCTATTGTAATGGCTACTTTAGATTTTGAAAACAAAAAGGTAAAAATATCAGAACCTTATTATATCACTAATGATTTGGAAGAAGATTTTAAAAACTTCAAAGTATTTTTCAAGAATATTAGAGGTAAAAAACCTGAATTATCATAA
- the pepT gene encoding peptidase T: MIEKKHITDRFIKYVTVDTESDPNNPAFPSTEKQWNLANILVEDLKNIGMQDVELDENCYIMATLPSNIEHRVPTIGFVAHIDTSPDFTGKNVKPQIVENYQGNDIILNEEKKIILSPNYFEDLLQYKGQTLITTDGTTLLGADDKAGVTEIVTAMEYLIQHPELKHGKIRICFTPDEEVGKGAHKFDVNKFDVEWAYTMDGSQIGELEYENFNAASAIVTITGKIVHPGYAKGKMINSMHIANEFIASLPPEEVPEKTTDYEGFFHLHDMSGNVEKTVLEYIIRDHDFDLFEQRKYLMQRIAFDFNERLEQDLIEIEIKNQYFNMKEKIVPVMHIVDLVEEVMKEIGITPVIKPIRGGTDGSQLSFKGLPCPNIFAGGHNFHGRFEYVPVESMIKATEVIVGIAQKVVEKST; this comes from the coding sequence ATGATTGAGAAAAAACATATAACAGACCGATTTATAAAATATGTAACTGTAGATACCGAATCAGATCCTAACAATCCTGCTTTTCCTAGCACAGAAAAACAATGGAATTTAGCTAATATTTTAGTTGAAGATTTAAAAAATATAGGAATGCAAGATGTTGAGCTAGATGAAAACTGCTACATCATGGCAACTTTACCAAGCAATATAGAGCATAGAGTACCAACCATTGGTTTTGTTGCACACATAGATACAAGTCCAGATTTTACAGGAAAAAATGTAAAACCACAAATTGTAGAAAACTATCAAGGAAATGACATTATTCTAAATGAAGAAAAAAAGATTATACTTTCTCCAAATTATTTTGAAGATTTGTTGCAATACAAAGGGCAAACACTAATAACAACAGATGGTACAACGCTTTTAGGAGCAGATGACAAAGCAGGTGTTACAGAAATTGTAACAGCCATGGAGTATTTAATTCAGCATCCAGAATTAAAACATGGTAAAATTAGAATTTGTTTTACACCAGATGAAGAAGTTGGTAAAGGAGCTCATAAGTTTGACGTTAATAAGTTTGATGTAGAATGGGCCTATACCATGGATGGAAGCCAGATAGGAGAATTAGAATATGAAAATTTTAATGCCGCTAGCGCAATAGTTACTATTACAGGAAAAATTGTGCATCCTGGTTATGCAAAAGGAAAAATGATTAACTCCATGCACATTGCAAATGAATTTATAGCTTCTCTCCCTCCGGAAGAAGTTCCAGAGAAAACGACAGATTATGAAGGATTTTTTCATTTACATGATATGTCTGGGAATGTAGAAAAAACAGTTTTAGAATATATTATTAGAGATCATGATTTTGATTTATTTGAGCAAAGAAAATATTTAATGCAAAGAATTGCGTTTGATTTTAATGAAAGATTAGAACAAGATTTAATTGAGATTGAAATTAAAAATCAATATTTTAATATGAAGGAAAAAATTGTTCCTGTAATGCATATTGTAGATTTGGTAGAAGAAGTAATGAAAGAAATAGGAATTACACCAGTTATTAAACCAATTCGTGGCGGAACAGATGGTTCTCAATTATCTTTTAAAGGTTTACCTTGTCCTAATATTTTTGCTGGCGGACATAATTTTCATGGTCGTTTCGAATATGTTCCAGTAGAGTCTATGATAAAAGCAACTGAAGTAATTGTTGGTATTGCTCAAAAAGTTGTTGAAAAAAGTACATAA
- a CDS encoding oxidoreductase, translating to MNRIIVLIFTFLFFMACKQEYKPRNIEKVTIKAFEIDSSSIRAIQVVDNETIFYAGSNGDVGFTTDNGALWNVLNIRYQDSIIPHFRSLAFNGSDYFALSIGNPALLYKISEGEATLQYTEEDKKVFYDALTFFDDNLHGIAVGDPTEECASIILTEDGGETWNKIPCENLPEIIEGEAFFAASNTNIKTIGNTVWIASGGNKARILKSTNFGKTWQVFETPIIQGNGPQGIYSIDFFDENNGIIIGGDYSKPLENKANKAITKDGGKTWTLVANNQSPNYKSCVQYVPNTAGKEVFAVGKTGISFSNDGGITWKDVSKEGYYAIQFIDENTAWLSGDKKIGKLEL from the coding sequence ATGAACAGAATAATCGTACTTATTTTTACTTTCCTTTTTTTTATGGCGTGTAAACAAGAATACAAACCAAGAAACATCGAAAAAGTGACTATTAAGGCCTTTGAAATAGACAGTTCTAGTATTAGAGCAATTCAAGTAGTAGATAATGAAACCATATTTTATGCAGGCTCAAATGGTGATGTTGGTTTTACAACAGATAATGGTGCACTTTGGAATGTTTTAAATATTCGGTACCAAGATTCTATTATTCCGCATTTTAGAAGTTTAGCTTTTAATGGTTCAGATTACTTTGCATTATCTATCGGAAACCCTGCTTTACTATATAAAATTTCTGAAGGTGAAGCAACTTTGCAATATACAGAAGAAGATAAAAAGGTTTTTTATGATGCACTTACTTTTTTTGATGATAATTTACACGGAATTGCAGTTGGCGACCCTACAGAAGAATGTGCTTCTATAATTCTTACAGAAGATGGAGGTGAAACTTGGAATAAAATTCCTTGTGAAAATTTACCAGAAATTATTGAAGGGGAAGCTTTTTTTGCTGCAAGTAATACCAATATAAAAACAATTGGTAATACCGTTTGGATTGCTTCTGGAGGAAACAAAGCAAGAATTTTAAAGTCTACAAATTTCGGGAAAACTTGGCAGGTTTTTGAAACTCCAATAATTCAAGGAAATGGACCTCAAGGAATTTATTCGATCGATTTCTTTGATGAAAATAACGGAATTATAATTGGTGGAGATTACTCTAAACCTCTAGAAAACAAAGCAAATAAAGCAATTACTAAAGATGGAGGTAAAACTTGGACTTTAGTGGCTAACAACCAAAGCCCCAATTATAAAAGTTGCGTACAATATGTACCAAACACAGCAGGTAAAGAAGTTTTTGCAGTTGGTAAAACAGGCATTTCTTTTTCTAATGATGGTGGAATAACTTGGAAAGATGTTTCTAAAGAAGGTTATTATGCAATTCAGTTTATAGATGAAAATACAGCTTGGTTAAGCGGAGATAAAAAAATAGGAAAACTTGAGTTATAG
- a CDS encoding patatin family protein: MKKALVISGGGSKGAFAGGVAQYLMKNENKKYDLFLGTSTGSLMVSHLALGMLDELKELYTNVNQETIFSNNPFKIKKIAGEKVITINHLNTFWNFLNGRKTFGESKNLRSLIKRNITKEMYVKIRAANKEVVVTVSNITANQIEYKSITDCTYDDFCDWIWGSCNYVPFMSLLEKNHCQYADGGFGSLVPIREAILRGATEIDAIILETEVTQINRLPATNPFSLLFDVFDFMLTHVERHNITIGKLAASNKDIKLNLYYTPTVLTTNSLVFDQKLMKKWWKSGFNYAKSKDEEKMSEFRPDVLTDQEMEDSAEDVENLNI, translated from the coding sequence ATGAAAAAAGCATTGGTAATTTCTGGAGGTGGAAGTAAAGGCGCATTTGCAGGCGGGGTTGCACAATACTTAATGAAAAACGAAAATAAAAAATATGATTTGTTTTTAGGAACTTCTACAGGAAGTTTAATGGTTTCTCACCTGGCACTGGGTATGTTAGACGAATTAAAAGAATTATATACCAATGTAAACCAAGAAACTATTTTTAGTAACAATCCTTTTAAAATTAAGAAAATTGCTGGAGAAAAAGTGATCACTATTAATCATTTAAATACTTTCTGGAACTTTTTAAACGGTAGAAAAACGTTTGGAGAGAGCAAAAATTTACGTTCTTTAATTAAAAGGAACATTACAAAAGAAATGTATGTTAAAATTAGAGCAGCAAACAAAGAAGTAGTGGTTACGGTTTCTAATATAACAGCAAATCAAATAGAATATAAATCTATAACAGATTGTACCTATGACGATTTCTGTGATTGGATTTGGGGTTCTTGTAATTATGTACCGTTTATGAGTTTGCTTGAAAAAAACCACTGCCAATATGCAGACGGTGGTTTTGGTTCTTTAGTACCAATTAGAGAAGCTATTTTAAGAGGCGCAACAGAAATTGATGCCATTATTTTAGAAACTGAGGTTACACAGATTAACAGATTGCCAGCTACAAATCCGTTTTCTTTATTGTTTGATGTGTTCGATTTTATGTTAACACATGTAGAAAGACATAATATTACTATTGGTAAATTAGCGGCTTCGAATAAAGATATTAAACTAAATTTATATTATACACCAACTGTTTTAACAACAAATTCTTTGGTTTTTGATCAGAAATTAATGAAAAAATGGTGGAAGTCTGGTTTTAATTATGCGAAATCTAAAGACGAAGAAAAAATGAGTGAGTTTAGACCAGATGTTCTTACCGACCAAGAAATGGAAGATTCTGCGGAAGATGTAGAAAACTTAAACATTTAA
- a CDS encoding DUF72 domain-containing protein has protein sequence MKFGKVAHPENIDFTLPNTNSNTFKVLSAYQKPEKPTVFVGCAKWNRADLKGFYPRGTKDELVYYSNQFNAIELNATFYRNFPAQQFEKWHAKTPANFKFFPKLGQEISHWKRLNGVAEITNSYIDHFSNLQEKLGTIFLQLHTNFGTKNFNLLQNFIESWPKNLPLAVEVRHKDWFSDALIANDFCLLLEENNIANVLVDTAGRRDMLHMRLTNNEAFIRYVGANHPTDYDRLDDWILKLKDWTDAGLQNINFFIHQNLEEASPLLAAYFIKNLNAEFGLDLKIPNEKEADSSNGQMSLL, from the coding sequence ATGAAATTCGGAAAAGTAGCGCATCCTGAAAATATTGATTTTACCTTACCCAACACAAACTCAAATACATTTAAAGTTTTAAGTGCTTATCAAAAACCAGAAAAACCAACCGTTTTTGTTGGTTGTGCAAAATGGAATCGTGCAGATTTAAAAGGGTTTTACCCAAGAGGAACCAAAGACGAGTTAGTATATTATTCAAATCAGTTTAATGCTATCGAATTGAACGCCACTTTTTATAGAAATTTCCCTGCGCAACAATTTGAAAAATGGCACGCTAAAACTCCTGCTAATTTTAAATTTTTCCCAAAACTAGGGCAGGAAATTAGTCATTGGAAACGCTTGAATGGAGTAGCAGAAATTACCAATTCTTATATTGATCATTTTAGCAACCTGCAAGAAAAATTAGGAACTATATTTTTACAGTTACACACTAATTTTGGGACTAAGAATTTTAATTTGCTTCAAAATTTTATCGAAAGTTGGCCTAAAAATCTTCCTTTGGCTGTAGAAGTACGGCACAAAGATTGGTTTTCTGATGCATTGATTGCAAATGATTTTTGTTTATTACTAGAAGAAAATAACATTGCAAATGTTTTGGTAGATACTGCTGGTAGAAGAGATATGCTGCACATGAGATTGACCAATAATGAAGCTTTTATTAGGTATGTTGGCGCAAATCACCCGACAGATTATGATAGGTTAGATGATTGGATTTTAAAGCTAAAAGATTGGACAGATGCTGGTTTACAAAACATTAATTTCTTTATTCATCAGAATTTAGAAGAAGCATCACCTTTATTAGCTGCCTATTTTATTAAAAATCTAAATGCTGAGTTTGGTTTAGATTTGAAAATTCCGAATGAAAAAGAGGCAGATTCTTCTAACGGACAAATGAGTTTGTTGTAA